The window CCCCTGATTTTTGATGCAATTTTTGTCCAGCGCTTAGGGTCCCGCTCATAGCTTGCCTTTAAACGCCTTATAAGATACTGCATGTCACGGCTGTCATAAGCCTTGTCTAAAAGAGCAGGGTCATTTTCTATTTTTACGCCCTCGTGAACGTATAGGGTAGCGTCTCCGCCATCATCGACGATAAGATCAGGGCCGCTGTTGTCGGGCCATGTAAGGGCCTGTTCCGTACACCACCAGAATTCCTCGAGAGTTTCGCCTTTCCATGCATATACTGCGGCAAGTCCTGCTTTGGCGATTGCAGCGGCCGCATGATCCTGTGTTGAAAAGATGTTGCACGTGGCCCAGCGAAGGTCGGCTCCAAGCTCCTTTAGTGTTTGAATAAGCATTGCGGTCTGAATGGTCATGTGGAGACTTCCCATGATCTTCATTCCTTTTAGAGGCTTTTCATGCCCGTATTTTTTCTGGACCGCCATAAGACCGGGCATTTCATTTTCTGCAAGTTTCATCTCCTTGAATCCGAAATCCGCAAGTGAAATGTCGGCTACCTTATATGGAAGAGAGGGATCTATCTTAGACATTTTATCATTCTCCTTGGTATCAGGGTTGTCGGTTTATGGTTTTTTTACTGATTGCTTTTATGTTTTGATCAACCGTTAACTGTAAACTGTTAACCGTGAACGCTTACAGATTTTACAACCCTGCTTTTTCTCTGAGCACATCAGCCATATTGGTTTTTTCCCACGTGAATTCCGGTTCAGTCCTTCCAAAATGTCCATAAGCGGAAGTTTTTCTGTATATAGGTCGCAATAGATCAAGATACTCGATTATCGCAGCAGGCCTTAAATCAAAAACCTCTCTGATTAGTTCTTTAATCCTGCATTTGGATACGACCCCTGTACCCATAAGATCTACCATAATAGAAACCGGCTCAGCCACACCTATGGCATATGCTATCTGCACCTCACATTTCTTTGCTAAACCTGCTGCAACAATGTTCTTGGCAATATGCCTGCCCATGTATGATGCGCTGCGATCAACCTTGGAAGGATCTTTTCCTGAAAAGCATCCGCCGCCATGGCTGCCCTGACCGCCATATGTATCAACAATGATTTTTCTGCCGGTAAGACCGCAGTCACCCATGGGACCGCCAAGTACAAACCTGCCTGTGGCGTTAATAAAATATCGGGTACCTCTGTCTGTCATTTCTTCTGGAATAACTTTTTTTATGACTTCTTCTATGATAGCCTCTTTCAAATCTTCATATTCCACATCCGGCTTGTGCTGGGCAGCTATTACGATTGCATCAACCCTCTTTGGCATACCATTTTCATATTCTATTGTAACCTGGGACTTTCCATCAGGCCTTAGGAATCCAAGGGAACCGTTCTTTCTAACCTCTGCTAAACGGCGGCACAGCTTGTGAGCATACATTATGGGCATGGGCATTAACTCAGGAGTTTCATCGCTTGCAAAACCAAACATAAGCCCCTGATCTCCCGCACCCTGATCCTTGAACAGGCCTTCGCCTATATTTACACCCTGAGCGATATCTGGTGATTGATGGTCTATACTGGTAATCACCGAACATGTCTGCCAGTCAAAACCCATCTGGGAGGAATGGTATCCTATTTCACGAATCGTTTCCCGAACAATCTGAGGCATATCAACATAGCACTCGGTTGTAATTTCGCCGGCGATAAAAGCAAGACCCGTTGTTACAAGAGTTTCGCATGCAACCCTGCAGTTTTTATCCTCTTTAATAATTGCGTCCAGTATTGAATCAGATATCGCGTCGGCCACCTTGTCCGGATGCCCTTCTGTGACGGATTCAGATGTAAAAAAGAATTGTTCTTTGCTCATAAGTTTCTCCTTTTTTGTGCTTTGTGGCTGAACTGTTACTCTGGATTAAGCATCATGTTGTCGATCAGGCGGGTTTTCCCTACATTTACCGCAAGAGCCATCAATGCCGGCCTGTCGATTGTTTCCATATCAACAAGGGTTTCAGGATCGCAGATGGCGATATAATCTATAACTGTTTCCGGGTGTGATTTGATCAAAGTATATGCCGCATCAATTATCTTTTTCGCATCCTTAACTCCGCTTTCAACAAGTTGTTTAGAATGCTTTAATGATTTGTAAAGTGAGAGCGCATTAATCCTCTGCTCAGGAGTAAGATAAGTGTTTCTTGAGCTCATTGCAAGACCGTCAGGCTCCCTTACTGTCGGAAATCCGACAATTTTTATATCAAAATTAAGATCTCTCACCATCCGGCGTATGACTGCAAGCTGCTGATAATCTTTCCGGCCGAATATGGCAATATGCGGTCTTACAATGTTAAACAGCTTTGTAACAACTGTCGCAACCCCTTGAAAAAATATCGGTCTGGAGATTCCGCAAAGGTGTTTCGGAAGGTTGTCCAGCTCTACATGTGTTTGAAACCCATCCTGATACAGATCATTTTTGTCTGGATAAAAAATTACATCTACGCCCTCTTTTTGCAATAGCTTAAGATCGTTATCAAAATCTCTTGGGTATGATTCAAAATCTTCTTCAGGAGAAAACTGGGAGGGATTTACAAAAATGCTGACAACTAAATTATCTCCTAGTTTGCGTCCCTCCTTTATCAGGGACAGGTGTCCTTCATGCAAAAACCCCATGGTCGGCACAAAGGCAACAGTTTTGCCCAGATTCCGCATATGATCGGAATATTCCTGCATCTCTGTTGTCCTGACAATAACCTTGATATCATGCATTTTAAATTCATTTTGAAGCAATTATTAAAAAATAATACTATAAACGGATGGAATAAATGTCAACTCAACTTTGACGCTTTTGCAAAATGACTTTTTACGAAATCGTCAAAGTATGATAGAGTATTAAAAAAATCAGGCCTTATATGCAAACATGAAAGACGTTGAAAATTGCAAAATCAAAAAATTAACAAACTAAAATTATGCTTGGCAATATTAAGCGGATTGCTCCTTACCGGCTCCTTCCCCAAACCCGGTATTAGTCTGCTTGCCTGGTTTGCCCTTGTTCCACTCCTGTTTGCCTTAAGAGATCTTTCTCCCAAAAGAGGTTTTATCCTTGGTTTTATTGCAGGGCTTGTTCATTATCTGACACTTTTATACTGGCTTGTATATACAATGCATACATACGGTTATCTTCCCATGGTGCTATGCGTGTTTATACTTATTCTTGCTTCGGCCTTTCTTGCCCTTTACCTTGCGGCATTTTCAGCAACCCTGTTAAACTTATGCGCAAAGCCTGCGATTTGCATGTTTGCGGTTCCTGTTTTATGGGTTGCGTTTGAATATACGCGCAGCCTTTTTTTTCTCGCGTTTCCATGGGAACTTATCGGCTATTCCCAATATAATAATTTACCCCTTATACAGATTGCGGATATATTCGGCGTTTATGGCGTATCCTTTTTAATCGCCTTGTCAAATACAACAATTTATTTAACCCTTCTTTACTTAATTAAAAAAGACTGGAAAAGGGAGACTGTAACAAAAAAAACCGTTTTAGGATCAATATCTGTTTTTGCGCTGATTTTTGTCCTTGTATTGTCTTATGGAAAATGGCGGATAGATTCAATTGACAGACTTGTTTGCTCTTCTCCATCAATTAAAGCCGCAGTTGCTCAGGGGAATATTGATCAGGCTGTAAAATGGAATCCCGAATTTCAACGCTTAACTGTAAAAAAATATATTAAGCTTTCTTTTTTATCAAAAGCTGATAATCCCGACATTATTGTTTGGCCTGAAACCGCTACCCCTTTTTATTTCCTTTATGATATCGAGCTCTCAAACATGGTTAAAAAAGGGATTAATAATACAGGGACAACATTCCTGCTTGGCAGCCCTTCATTTGTTTCCGGAAAAGGGGTTATTAAATATTACAATACCGCTTACCTGGTCAGCCAGGATGGAAAGGTATGCGGCAAATATGACAAGGTGCGTCTTGTCCCTTTCGGAGAATACATCCCTTTTAATAAATGGTTGCCATTTGTCGGCAAAATGGTGGAAGGGGTTGGTGATTTCAAGCCTGGCATTAAAGGTAAAACCATTAAGTGGGGTGACTATAGTTTAGGTTTGCAGATCTGTTACGAGATTATTTTTCCTGACCTTTCCAGAGCTATGGTAAAAAACAATGCGGCATTACTCATAAATATTACCAATGATGCGTGGTTTGGCACAACCAGCGCTCCTTATCAGCATTTTTCCATGGCAATATTTAGAGCTGTAGAAAACAGGCGAGCCCTTGTCAGGTCGGCCAATACAGGAATAAGCGGATTTATCGATCCTGTCGGCAGAATCATTGAAAAAACAGATCTTTTTAAGGAAGCGGTAGCTACACGTACTGTGCCTTTGATACAGATGACATCCTTTTATACCTGTTTCGGAGATCTGTTTGCCATAGCCTGTATGGTTGCAACAGCTATTTGCTATATGTTAAAATATGTTTATAATAGATCATAAGAGTTCACGGTTTACGGTTGAAAAACTGTGAACTGTGAACCTACAACCGTAAACCGTAATTATTATGGAGGAAATAATATGTCGATAGAACTTGAGCAAACAATAAAGGAACTTTTCGTAAAATTAGAACAATTGCGAGGCTATCTTTGACATTGCCGGCAAAGAAAAAAGGCTAAAGGAAATTGAGCACCTGATTGCAAAAAAGGATTTTTGGGACAATCCTGAAAATAATAAGGTTGTTTTAAAAGAGCGAACATCTATTTCCAATAAAATCGAAGGATGGAAAAGGCTCTACAATGACCTTGAAGAAAGTAAAATCCTGTTTGATCTTGCCAGGGAGGAATCAGATGCTGATACAGTTGAAGAAGCAATCCAGCAAGTTCAGGACATCAAGGAAAAAATAAAAAAATTTTCGCTTGGCCTGACCTTGAGCGCCGCAGACGACCAGAATAACGCTATTGTTTCAATTAACGCCGGAGCCGGTGGAACCGATGCCCAGGACTGGGCTGAGATGCTCTTTAGAATGTATACAAGATGGGTTGAACGGAAAGGCTTTAAAATCAGTATGATCGATTATCAACCCGGTGATGAGGCAGGCATTAAAAGTGTTACCTTCACAGCAAGCGGAGAATATGCGTACGGATACTTAAAAACAGAAAGCGGGGTGCACCGCCTGGTGAGAATTTCACCGTTTAATGCGAGCGGGAAACGGCAGACCTCCTTTGCTTCTGTATTTGTCTATCCTGAGCTTGACAATGAAATCAAGATCGATATCGAGGATAAAGAGTTGCGTATAGATGTTTTCAGGGCAAGCGGCGCCGGAGGACAACATGTCAATAAAACAAGCAGTGCCGTCCGTATTACACACTATCCAAGCGGGATTGTTGTTCAGTGCCAGCAGGAAAAATCCCAGTACAGGAATAAAGAGATGGCTATGAAGGTGTTAAAAGCCAGGCTTTACCAGCGTGAAAAGCTTAAGCAGGACGAAAAAATGCAAGATCTGCATGGAACCAAAGATGAAATAGCCTGGGGAAGCCAGATCAGATCATATATTTTGCAACCATATCAAATGGTTAAGGATCACAGAATAAATCTTGAGATCGGTGATGTAAACAATGTTCTGAACGGAGGGCTCGATCCTTTTATAGAAGGGGTGTTACTCGCAGGGAAAACCTAGTTTAAACTATGGATTGTCTTGATATCATAAGTGAATATTACGAACAGGGCACCGTGCTGTATGAAATTCTCATACAGCACGGTGAAAATGTTGCAAAAAAGGCTCTTGATACAGCTAAAAATGTATCCCACCTAAATCCTGATCTTGATTTTATACAGCATGCCGCCATGCTCCATGACATCGGCATCTTCCTTACAAATATGCCAAAGCTGGGTTGTACTGGTAAACATCCTTATATATGTCACGGGTATCTGGGACGCAACCTGCTGGAAAACAAAGGCATGCCCGAACTCGCGCTTGTATGTGAGCGGCATGTAGGCGTTGGAATAACGCCCGAAGATATAAGACATTATAACCTTCCGCTTCCTGAACGTAATATGGAACCTGTCTCAATAGAGGAACAGATTATATGCTATGCTGACAAGTTTTATTCCAAAAACAATGATTTTATCGCAAAGGAAAAATCTGTTGAAGATATCAAGCTCCTTCTTGAGCAATATGGTCATGATAAGGTTATGAAATTTCAGTCATGGGTTGATATGTTTGAAGGAGGTTCAGGTGTCAAAGCTGTTTGAAGCAACAAACATAAACGGCATGATTATTAAGAACCGGTTTGTCCGGTCCGCCACCTGGGAGGGACTGGCAGAAGATGACGGCATGTGCACAGATAAGCTGATAAATTTAATGTGTAAATTGGTCGAAGGGGAGGTGGGCCTCATTATTACAGGTCATACTTATGTTCATAAAAAGGGGAAAGCAAGCCCCTGGCAGTTGGGCATATATGAAGACAGGCTTATTCCAGGGCTGCATGAAATGACAGATGCCGTGCATAAAAGGGGAGGCAAAATCGCGGTGCAGCTTGCGCATGCCGGCATGTATGCAAACACCGGCATTAAAGGGGATATACCTTTTGCCCCTTCACTTGTCAGTGGTTTTAGAAAATCTGCGGTACAGGAGATGATGCCGCAGGACATACAGGACGTAATTGAAGCATTCGGCCTGGCGGCACAACGGGCAAAAAAAGCCGGTTTTGACGGTGTTCAGATTCATGCGGCACACGGGTATCTTTTGAGTCAATTCCTTTCTCCCGCCTTTAATAAACGGCAGGATAAATATGGGGGAGACATTGAAAACAGAGCCAATATCCTAATTGAGATTTTGAGCGGTATAAGAAAGCAGGTCGGGAATAATTATCCTGTGCTGATTAAAATGAACTCATGTGATTTTCTTGAACAAGGGCTTGAACTTGATGATTCATTGATAGTCGGAGCTATCCTGAAAAAGGCGGGTATAGACGCTATTGAATTAAGCGGCGGCACTATTGCATCAGGAAAGAAAGGGCCTGTAAGAACAGGAATTGTATCAGGGAAAAATGAGGCTTATTTCAAGGACGCAGCTTCTGTGTTTAAGGAAAAGATTGATCTTCCGATAATGCTTGTGGGTGGAATCAGGTCTTTTTCTCTTGCACAACAGTTAGTTAACGATAATATCGCGGATTATATATCCATGAGCAGGCCGTTTATCAGAGAGCCTGGTCTGATAAAACGCTGGAAGGCCGGAGATCATAATCAAGCTGCCTGCCTTTCCGACAGCAAGTGCTTTATTCCAGCCATGAACGGCAAGGGAATATATTGTGTGGTAGGAGCTAAACAAAAACAATGCAAAAGATTGCCGGACAATTAATAATATATGTTTTGTTAATAATAGGTTCAACCATTGCTTTGCCGGAAATTTTATCAACCGCTCATGCTGAACCTGCTGACAGGATAATTGTTGAAAGTATCACCCCTGCTGCTTTTGACAAGATTATCGCGGACAGAGAAAACCGGTATTTGATTGTTTTTATGACATCATGGTGCGGCCCTTGCAGAGAAGAGTTGCCCGGATTAATTAATCTGAACAACAAGTATAAGGGCCGTGGCCTCAAAATAATCGGTATAAGTATCGACTTTGATGGGCCAATGGCCATGCAGCCGATTATTGACAAGGTGCGTGTTAATTTTCTTGTATATTGGATCAACGAAGAAGCAGCAAAAAAATATAATATTTATGCCGTGCCGATGATTTTTTTAGTCAAAGAAGGCGAGATAGTTGAAAAAATTGTCGGAATACGATCAGAAAAGTTTCTGGATAAGAAATTGGCAGATTTTCTGGGATAAAAGGGTTAAGCCTGTTACTCGCTACTTGTTGCTTGTTGCTGGTTACTGGTTCTCTCTGGCATCCGACCTTTGATTTCTGATCTTCGTTCTTCAGGACTTATGACCGTCATGCCGGCAATCTCATAGGAGATAGCCCCAAAACCACATGATTCATTGAGGCATTTCAGGCATCTGATACAATCATGCTGGTTGGGCCCTTCATAGAACTTAATCCCCATTGGACAATTGTTGTAACATTCCCGGCAGTGTGTGCATTTATCAGAATTGTAAACCATCCTGAACACGCTGTGTTTATTAAAAAGGGAATAAATAGCTCCCAAAGGACATGCTACACGACAAAACGGTCTGCGGCTCAATATCATCCATATGATGAAAATGAACAATATCGTCAACTTAAAGTAAAATAGCACCCCTATTGACTCTTTTAGTTCAGGTTGTAGAATCATCAACGGAAGACCGGCCTCCATGGTCCCGGCAGGGCATATAAACTTGCAAAACCATGTCATCCCGTAGCCATAGTCATCTATAACCAGCGCGGGAAGAATAAAAATAAACAGCGCCAGAAACAGATACTTCATATATGTTGGAATTTTAGGGATCTCGAACTTTGGTGAAGGGATTTTATGAATTAATTCCTGCAGTAAACCAAAAGGACAAATCCAGCCGCAGGGCATGCGTCCCACCAGGCTTCCAATCAGTCCCAGTGTTCCGATAATATATGTGCCAAAATGGTAATGACCTGCTTTAACAGCCGGCCTCAAACCGGCTATTATATTCTGTAATGAACCAAGCGGGCATGCACCTGTCGCAGCAGGGCAGGAATAACAGTTAAGACCGGGCACACATATTGATTTAAGCGTGCCCTGATATATTCCTTTTGTGTGTGGAAACAACCAGTAGGCATTACTTAAAGCAGTTGCAATGATCTGTATCCATCGCCTTAAAACCCGCATTATCCAATCCCCATACAGTCCAGGCAGATCCTGGCCGCTTTTCCCATGACCGTTGAGACTTCGCCA of the Anaerolineae bacterium genome contains:
- the metK gene encoding methionine adenosyltransferase — its product is MSKEQFFFTSESVTEGHPDKVADAISDSILDAIIKEDKNCRVACETLVTTGLAFIAGEITTECYVDMPQIVRETIREIGYHSSQMGFDWQTCSVITSIDHQSPDIAQGVNIGEGLFKDQGAGDQGLMFGFASDETPELMPMPIMYAHKLCRRLAEVRKNGSLGFLRPDGKSQVTIEYENGMPKRVDAIVIAAQHKPDVEYEDLKEAIIEEVIKKVIPEEMTDRGTRYFINATGRFVLGGPMGDCGLTGRKIIVDTYGGQGSHGGGCFSGKDPSKVDRSASYMGRHIAKNIVAAGLAKKCEVQIAYAIGVAEPVSIMVDLMGTGVVSKCRIKELIREVFDLRPAAIIEYLDLLRPIYRKTSAYGHFGRTEPEFTWEKTNMADVLREKAGL
- the panC gene encoding pantoate--beta-alanine ligase, whose protein sequence is MKVIVRTTEMQEYSDHMRNLGKTVAFVPTMGFLHEGHLSLIKEGRKLGDNLVVSIFVNPSQFSPEEDFESYPRDFDNDLKLLQKEGVDVIFYPDKNDLYQDGFQTHVELDNLPKHLCGISRPIFFQGVATVVTKLFNIVRPHIAIFGRKDYQQLAVIRRMVRDLNFDIKIVGFPTVREPDGLAMSSRNTYLTPEQRINALSLYKSLKHSKQLVESGVKDAKKIIDAAYTLIKSHPETVIDYIAICDPETLVDMETIDRPALMALAVNVGKTRLIDNMMLNPE
- the lnt gene encoding apolipoprotein N-acyltransferase: MQNQKINKLKLCLAILSGLLLTGSFPKPGISLLAWFALVPLLFALRDLSPKRGFILGFIAGLVHYLTLLYWLVYTMHTYGYLPMVLCVFILILASAFLALYLAAFSATLLNLCAKPAICMFAVPVLWVAFEYTRSLFFLAFPWELIGYSQYNNLPLIQIADIFGVYGVSFLIALSNTTIYLTLLYLIKKDWKRETVTKKTVLGSISVFALIFVLVLSYGKWRIDSIDRLVCSSPSIKAAVAQGNIDQAVKWNPEFQRLTVKKYIKLSFLSKADNPDIIVWPETATPFYFLYDIELSNMVKKGINNTGTTFLLGSPSFVSGKGVIKYYNTAYLVSQDGKVCGKYDKVRLVPFGEYIPFNKWLPFVGKMVEGVGDFKPGIKGKTIKWGDYSLGLQICYEIIFPDLSRAMVKNNAALLINITNDAWFGTTSAPYQHFSMAIFRAVENRRALVRSANTGISGFIDPVGRIIEKTDLFKEAVATRTVPLIQMTSFYTCFGDLFAIACMVATAICYMLKYVYNRS
- the prfB gene encoding peptide chain release factor 2 (programmed frameshift); protein product: MSIELEQTIKELFVKLEQLRGYLDIAGKEKRLKEIEHLIAKKDFWDNPENNKVVLKERTSISNKIEGWKRLYNDLEESKILFDLAREESDADTVEEAIQQVQDIKEKIKKFSLGLTLSAADDQNNAIVSINAGAGGTDAQDWAEMLFRMYTRWVERKGFKISMIDYQPGDEAGIKSVTFTASGEYAYGYLKTESGVHRLVRISPFNASGKRQTSFASVFVYPELDNEIKIDIEDKELRIDVFRASGAGGQHVNKTSSAVRITHYPSGIVVQCQQEKSQYRNKEMAMKVLKARLYQREKLKQDEKMQDLHGTKDEIAWGSQIRSYILQPYQMVKDHRINLEIGDVNNVLNGGLDPFIEGVLLAGKT
- a CDS encoding HD domain-containing protein, yielding MDCLDIISEYYEQGTVLYEILIQHGENVAKKALDTAKNVSHLNPDLDFIQHAAMLHDIGIFLTNMPKLGCTGKHPYICHGYLGRNLLENKGMPELALVCERHVGVGITPEDIRHYNLPLPERNMEPVSIEEQIICYADKFYSKNNDFIAKEKSVEDIKLLLEQYGHDKVMKFQSWVDMFEGGSGVKAV
- a CDS encoding NADH:flavin oxidoreductase gives rise to the protein MSKLFEATNINGMIIKNRFVRSATWEGLAEDDGMCTDKLINLMCKLVEGEVGLIITGHTYVHKKGKASPWQLGIYEDRLIPGLHEMTDAVHKRGGKIAVQLAHAGMYANTGIKGDIPFAPSLVSGFRKSAVQEMMPQDIQDVIEAFGLAAQRAKKAGFDGVQIHAAHGYLLSQFLSPAFNKRQDKYGGDIENRANILIEILSGIRKQVGNNYPVLIKMNSCDFLEQGLELDDSLIVGAILKKAGIDAIELSGGTIASGKKGPVRTGIVSGKNEAYFKDAASVFKEKIDLPIMLVGGIRSFSLAQQLVNDNIADYISMSRPFIREPGLIKRWKAGDHNQAACLSDSKCFIPAMNGKGIYCVVGAKQKQCKRLPDN
- a CDS encoding TlpA family protein disulfide reductase, whose translation is MQKIAGQLIIYVLLIIGSTIALPEILSTAHAEPADRIIVESITPAAFDKIIADRENRYLIVFMTSWCGPCREELPGLINLNNKYKGRGLKIIGISIDFDGPMAMQPIIDKVRVNFLVYWINEEAAKKYNIYAVPMIFLVKEGEIVEKIVGIRSEKFLDKKLADFLG
- a CDS encoding 4Fe-4S binding protein, translated to MRVLRRWIQIIATALSNAYWLFPHTKGIYQGTLKSICVPGLNCYSCPAATGACPLGSLQNIIAGLRPAVKAGHYHFGTYIIGTLGLIGSLVGRMPCGWICPFGLLQELIHKIPSPKFEIPKIPTYMKYLFLALFIFILPALVIDDYGYGMTWFCKFICPAGTMEAGLPLMILQPELKESIGVLFYFKLTILFIFIIWMILSRRPFCRVACPLGAIYSLFNKHSVFRMVYNSDKCTHCRECYNNCPMGIKFYEGPNQHDCIRCLKCLNESCGFGAISYEIAGMTVISPEERRSEIKGRMPERTSNQQQATSSE